GAAAGAACCTGCACATCACTACGTCGTACTGGTTCCATTGGGTCAGTATCATTCGGTATGATCGAAGGTGTTCAATTGCGTCACCAGTATCTGTAAATGGGGTAAATGTTGGAAGCGAACATTTCCTTGGAAATGGCTGAACCAACAAACTCTTGGAAAAGGGGGATTCTCCTGCCTCTTGTACCACCTCTGCCAATTTCTTACTTCCTGCTTCCCTGTGGTCTTTCTGCACATTGCTTCGAGCTGACAGAGTCGGACTTGTAGTTGGTCATCGTTGTGTCTTGTTTCggccttcttcttccttcctcgtGCTCTCTCGGGCGAGAAAGAAGCCTCCGTCGTCGATATCTTGATCGTCCGGAGTCCTCGTCCGATTTTTCGGCATACGATACAATCTTGGAACGAGTCGACTTCGAGGTATCCCCTCGTCTAGGGTTTGTAGCTGCGATATTCTCGGCCTCACAGTTAGTTTGAATTTCATTGTTTCTATTCTTCTCTCATCTATGCTTTGGATCATCGTCTAATGATCCCTCGGATGGGTTGTCCTCCTGGTTTAGAACGCCTCGGCTTCCTTTGGGAAAGCGATCCGTTGTTTCCTCATTCGAGGTGTCAGGGATAAGGACTCGCTCGTCATCCTGCAAATTCTTAAATGGATTCTCCTCTTCTGGAGTCTCCTCAATGGTAGCGAGTGGCACATTTTTCTTCACTATACGCTTCAGCATGCGGTTTCTGCGTTCTAGCCTCCTGTTACGTCTCTCTAATTTCTTCATTCTATCATCCCGAGCATCTTGTGCTTTCAGGATGGTTGCAATGGTAGCATTGGCATCGCCGAGGGTAGAAGGATCATCTTTCTTGGCCCTAGTGTTCGTTGTTTGCCTTGGCAAATGAttcaaccctcctggttgagATAGATGGACATCATCATGTCTCTCGAAGGGTTTTCCCTCTTCTTCGGAGCTAGAATTGTCAGTTAATCCTTCCCGATACtggtcatcgggttgtccctcTCCTGGGATCACATCATTGTTCATGGCTTCGCTTGGCTCCATGTCATCTAATCCCTCTGGCTGGGTTCCACCGTTTTCACCTTGGTTCGTGCGAGCAGATCGCCGCGTCACCATCACCTTACCTGTGATATATGCGATAATACTTAATTTATCTATTCTAtcagaaaagtgggaccctagaTTTGCAGGTCAcatgcaattactaagtcatagttcagactgAACAGTTTAGTACAAGAAGACTTTGCAGTAAATTTGGAGACATGtgaaatgtcaaaacattccctaCTTGCATGAGGCTCCAGTGATGGAAAAAATGCATTTTGTTTGTCTCCCTTTTCGAGAAAAACACCTCATTCTACACGTCATACCTTTGctaggaaaaaatcaaataatgaCAATTGAGCATATCTTTCCACTTTGTCTTTaaacttttgattttgaacaaactttgagtttgatgaatgattatgtaCTCATTAACCCTTCCTCTTGACTTAGAGTTAGATTTCTAAGAATAAGTTTGTGGATTATCTTGAGCTCTTTTGAAGATAAAAAACATCATGAATAGTTCATCTTTTCAACTTTCATATGGATATACTTTCCCCTATGAAGGATTATATCTCTTCCCagctctttcatggaggagatcgtttgagcgCCGAAGTGTTTAAACTCCATTTTCACTCCGATCTTCAACTCTCCTGAGCATCTTGAGGAAGATAAAAAAAATCGTAAAGAAACgaaaaatcttatgaaaaattAGTAAAAACATGTAGATCCGTTGATTATGAGGGTCTTCTAGTGTTCTTAGATCGTGTAGACCATATTTGAGTCCGAGCTCTACTCATAAATCTTAACAGAATTCTACTCAGTGGTATGAAAACCATTTCTCTCATGGAGATTATGAAAATGATATAGAGTTGTGATTAGGGAGGTAGATTAAATCTTAATACCTCCCTGTttatagcgccaaaatgtagttgcatcttttatgATGGCTACACCCAAGTaaatctaaaggctataaactatctACACATTCAAGATCCaagataaacaagatgtaaagaacatgaaATGTAAAGACTAAcataagcatataacgtggttcggccatgaagacctacgtccacgggaagaAGATgtattctttattgattataaggtcttacccttgaaagagctCACAAATATCACTCATATTTCTTACTCTTTTTTTtgtctagatctctctcaggaattgtctgtagaaagaccatctaataatACATCAattgtccatctccttctacatggactgttATTTATAGGGAAACTAAGCTCGTGCAGGTCTGGCATCGTCGAGCTGGTGGAGTCTTCATACATATTCTTCGTTACTTCGGACGAGTTCTATTCTGTCCCTCGTGATGGCTTGATGGGTTCTCCTCTCGAATTGTCTTGCTCTACTCGCCATCGTGTAGCTCTTCCTTGGAGAACCTCGTGTTGCATCACCTCTGGGTtgtagtatagatcgtccgagcTTTCCATCACGATGTATATCCACTCTTATCTCTTCATTAAATGCGATcctcctttttagacttgactgtctgagcagattagactGCTGCTTACACACGTCATTTATGTGATGCTTGTAGCAGGTGTCTCGATTCAGACGAAATCACCTTTTCACCAGATGATTCGGTGCTTCTAACCTATCATCTCATCATGATACCATCTcttgagatgttgacacgtgTCCATCGGGTGATTTACCCTCACACAGTTTTCTTGTCCGAGATAATGCAACAAATGTTAAACCGAGACACTCTCTCGGTCCTATATCCACCACGGCCTGATCAAGTGTCAATCCCTAGATTTTGTGAACCGTGATTGCCCAACACAAAATAATGGGTAACTGGATTCGCTGGCATATCACTCCTGATGCAGATATCCAGTTTATTGTTTGCGGAGTTATTGGAATATATATTCGATCTTTCACGAAATTTTGGACCGGTGTACATATCAAAGTCCACCATCACAGCAATGGGCATATCTTCAGGTGATTTCTTCCCCTCTGCATATACAATATCCACAACCACTCCCCTGGAGCCATTAACCAAACCATACTTCGTTAATAAGTTTTTGCGTAACATCACTCTTGCTCCCTTTGATAACAACGGAATATTTTGTAAACCTTTAGCTTCATCAGATGTTGCACGGGTTGCCGTATCACAGTTATTCTTTGATGTAATCCGTGCAACAGGCTTCCCAAGCTCCTTGAGTCGTATATGATTATAGGTTAATGCACCAGACTTGGTAGAAAATAGATGAAGAACATCTTTGAATTTGTTTTGTTCTACATGTGTCAGCACTGATAAATCTCGAGTGTTAAACAACTCCCAATCTGTATATGTGTAAGTGCCATCACTAAGTCGTAGTAAAGCATCTCTGAAAGCTGATTCTTCATCTCCCGACTGTCGAAAGATTGTTTCAAGTCGCACACAGTGATCAAACAAAGAATATGATACAGATCCTAACAGTTGGAGCTGATTTTTCCCACCTTGTACATATAATGGAGTATCAAAAACAGGAGGCAGTTGTCGTATATCACCGATGAGAACGATGGAAACATTTCCGAAAGGCTCACTATTTGCGAACACATCCTTACATCGTAGATTAATTTTTGCAAACATCGTTCTGCCTATCATACTGTATTCATCGATTACAAGCAATTTGATATCTCCAAAATCCTTTTGCATACGTCTGCATTGTTCATGATTCAACTTTTCGTATGATTGACCTCTGTCGGCTGTTATTGCAAGTTAGTGGTGGATGGTTGCACCACTAATGTTAAAAGCAGCGACACCGGTTGGTGCCATGATCTTTACAATATTATTGTTTCGAAAAAGTTTTCTTGTTGATTGGACAATAGCATTGATAAGggtggattttcataagatttactcattctaaggacttccttattattcacattagtgtgatcatctgaaacaactatcgaaaattcctgattgtttcttttggcagagattctgtAAGACTCCGAAGTCTTTCTCAGGTTTATTTCAATCCTTCAGTCAAATTTTGCGATTAGAGTGCGTAGAAATCTGATATTCAAATATTTTTCAACACTTTTAGTTTGCCATCATAATAAACTTTAGTGCCTAAATACAAAAATCTGCCCCAATTGAAATTTTAGGTGCTATAATAGGCTCACATGCATTGAGACACACCACATGCACACATGTCAATTAAGAGAGGGTGTTAGGGGCACTTCGGTATTTTCGCCGTTAGTaaccaaataaaaacaagaaaagaaattatGGGAAGGGGGCTgatatttttccttattcttcTTCCCCTCATATGCTTGCTGAAATTTAGTAGGAAGAGCACTAGAAAATTCGCTCATGAAATTATGGAGTTGTTTGGATTGATATATATTTGGTGCTTTGAACCATTGATGAAGTTGAAATGAAAGGTAGGTTCATCTTCTCTTGACTTTCTTTGAGATGATGCCCTAATGATAATCTTTACTGATTTGAAGGGTTAAGTATTTATTTTGGCGTTTTACTTGATTTAGAACATTTGTTAATTCCAAAGGAACATCAATTGCATGTATGGATGACTTGATTTGAAAATTTTGGGAACTAGGGTTCTTCATGAAAATTGAGGGGGGAATCATGATCTTCTAAGAAAATATGAATTGGGTAATGTTGTTCCTTTACTTGGTTCATGTTTAACAAGCTCTTgataagaaattgcatgatttgattgaAATTCAACCTTGTAAATCTTAGAAAGTCTGTTATTCTTTTACTGATATCGTTAGATCCCGTGGTTGGATtttgatgaaatttgtgtatgTAATACCTCATTGTATGATGTAAGTGctataaaaatttcaagaggatcgGGTCAGATTTACTATTGCAAACATTTCATACGCTATGACTGCGTTCTGCAGAATCAAAATCCTGGACAGCCTAATTTCAATTCGGTTTTCTCATTATCTGTTAATAGgataaagctgaaattttagtatggtGTTTATATATGCTCAGGAAACCTACTgtataaatttcatgaagttctgattaTTTTAGGTACCACAAAGTGTGGGAGAAGCATGACTGAATTCTGTGTATCGATACTAAATGCAGTCATGTTAAAATATGATTATCTTTTTGATGAACCGGTAGAATATGCTgagttttggatatgttgtagtgcCGTAAGTTATATGGATTCTATAAGATTTCCAAGATGATCAGGTGACCTTTGATACCCCCAAACTTCAATAAACGATGACTGCATTTTGAGAAACAAAAGTCTAGTGCATCCTCATTCATTCTTCGCTATCTCATTGTGTGGCGAATCAAGTGGATGAATTGTCTTACTGATTATCCAAGTGCCTATGTAGTATTCATTAAATTGTTTTTATGATCGAAGAACCTTATTGGACATCATGTAATTGAGATGTTGTGCCACTTTGCGATATTATCGTATAACCATATACATTTCGTTGTGCGTTGTCTTTAAATTACAGTGGCACTTTTATCACTGAACTTATAATATTAAATCTTGGTTTGCATGAATTTGTAAGTGTAGATGGGAGATGGTTAAGTATTGAATAAATTTCGTACTGAAATCTCTGATTTTGGCATGGGGATAACATGTTCGATAAAATGCCTAGAAGAACTATATAATGATTGCGTGAACGACCTTTTTGTAGGCCAGTTTCGTTGTGTATTCTTGAGGATTTAGGTAATGGTCCCTTCAGGAGAA
This is a stretch of genomic DNA from Papaver somniferum cultivar HN1 chromosome 1, ASM357369v1, whole genome shotgun sequence. It encodes these proteins:
- the LOC113351472 gene encoding ATP-dependent DNA helicase PIF1-like, which gives rise to MQKDFGDIKLLVIDEYSMIGRTMFAKINLRCKDVFANSEPFGNVSIVLIGDIRQLPPVFDTPLYVQGGKNQLQLLGSVSYSLFDHCVRLETIFRQSGDEESAFRDALLRLSDGTYTYTDWELFNTRDLSVLTHVEQNKFKDVLHLFSTKSGALTYNHIRLKELGKPVARITSKNNCDTATRATSDEAKGLQNIPLLSKGARVMLRKNLLTKYGLVNGSRGVVVDIVYAEGKKSPEDMPIAVMVDFDMYTGPKFRERSNIYSNNSANNKLDICIRSDMPANPVTHYFVLGNHGSQNLGIDT